Below is a genomic region from Flavobacterium ginsengisoli.
CAATACATTAAAGAAAATAATGATATTGATAATAACTCCAGAGAATACGTGGAATCCGTGGAAACCTGTAATGAAGAAGAAGAAATCAGCAAATAATTTATTACCGTACTCGTTTCTGATCAAGTTAGCACCTTCTACTACATATTTAGCAGTAGCTAAATGTTTTTCAGACTCTTCTCTTGATAAGATTGTTTTCTGTTTTTTATCTGTAAGTTTTTCTGTTCTAATTAAAATTTCAGGGTGAGCTTTAAAACCAGCCTGAACTTCAGCAACTGTATAAGTAGGAAGAGATTCAGCATCTTCCATAAACCAAGTTGAATGGCTTCTAGTTAAAGCTTCTCTTTGTTCTGGCAATTTAACAGCAAAATCAGCTAAAGCTACTCTTTTACCATCTTTGTCCACAAACTGAAGTAAGCTACCTCCAACTGTTTCAACTGCTCCGTATTCACCTTTAATGAAGTTTTTCCATTCCCAAGCTTGAGAACCAACGAAAATTAAACCTCCAATAATAGTTAAAAACATGTAGATTGCAACTTTTGTCTTTTTCAATTGGTGTCCTGCGTCAACAGCTAGTACCATTGTTACAGAAGAAAAGATCAAAATAAAAGTCATTAATGCTACATAATACATTGGGGCCGCAACACCATGCATAAATGGGAAGTGAGTGAACACTTCATCAGCCAAAGGCCAAGTTTCAATAAATTTAAATCTAGAAAAACCATAAGCTCCTAGAAATCCAGAGAATGTTAAGGCATCTGATACGATAAAAAACCACATCATCATTTTACCATAACTTGCTCCTAAAGGCTCATTGTGACCGCCTCCCCAAGTTTTTTCGTCGTTGTTTGCAGTAGTAACTGTCGCTCCCATAAAAGATATTCGTTAAAAAGTTCCCAAATTTACGTTTTTTTCTTATTTAAAGAAATATAAAAATAAAAATAAATATACCCATAATAAATCCAAAAAGTGCCAATACATCGCACCTAGTTCTATACCAAGAGTTTGAGTCGAATTGTATTTTTGTTTAAAATGATTATAAATTATAATTAAAAGTGAAATTAATCCGCCAGCTAAGTGTAACAAGTGTGTAACTGTTACAACATAAAGAAAAGTTGTAGTAATTGAACTACCTTCTCCCGTAAAGTAATACCCTTCAGAAACGATTTGTCCAAATCCTTTGAATTGTAATACCACAAATAAAACTCCTAAAGCCAAAGTTCCAAGAAGCAATCCTGTAACTGCGTTTCTATTGTCTTTCTGAATAGCTTTTTTTGCCAAATAAAAAGTAACGCTACAAGCTATAATTACTGCAGTACTCCAATAGAATGCCGAAGGAAGTTCAAAATTCTTCAACCAATCTGCTCTTGATTTGCTTACCACAAATGCACTTGTTAAACCAGCAAACATCATGGTCATACTAACCATTGCAAAAAGCAGAATCAGTTTTGCTGATTTTGACTTTCTTACTTGTTCTTCATTTGTTTTCAATGTCATTTCCATAACAACTATCTTAAAAATTTATCTACTATAAATACAATTTGTAAAAGCGAAATATACGAAACGCTTACAAGCATTAATGTTCTCGCAGCTTTTGCGGTTCTTAACTTATACAAACGAACTGCATAAAAAAGCATCCAAATCCCTAATAGAAACACTAAAACTGCTGCAATTGGAGAAATAAATAATTGCCCTGTAAAACCTAATACAGGTAATAACGATGCTATGATAAGCCAAATTGTGTACAATATAATTTGCAATGCAGTTCCTTTGTCTTTTTTACCTGTTGGAAGCATAAAAATTCCTGCTTTCTCATAATCTTCATACAAAAACCACCCGATAGACCAGAAATGAGGAAACTGCCAAAAGAATTGAATTAAAAATAAAGTTCCTGCTTCGATACCAAATTCGCCTGTTGCTGCTACCCACCCCAACATAAACGGAATTGCACCAGGAAATGCTCCAACAAAAACAGACAACGAAGTTACTGTTTTTAATGGTGTATAAACACTTGTATAAAGAAATATAGAAATTGCGACAAACATTGCCGACTTAGCATTTATCGTGTATAAAAGTGCAATACCAATAATAGTAAGCAAACTTGCCACTAACAAAGCTACTGTTGGAGACATACGACCAGAGGGAACTGGACGGTTTTTGGTACGATCCATTAAAGAATCGATATCTTTTTCGATTACTTGATTAAAAGCATTTGAAGCTCCTACCATGCAGTAACCTCCAACCGCCAAAACAGCCAAAACACTCCATTTAAAAGGATGCTCTGAATCCACTCCTAATAAATATGCGACAATAGAAGAAAACAACACACTAATAGCTAAACCAGCTTTAGTAATCTCTTTAAAATCTAGAAATATTGATTTGAGTGATAATGTATTTTTTGCGGCGTTCAATACCGTTGTATTTTGTGTATTTTTTTTGAGTGGTGCAAATGTACAAATTAGATTGTAGAATTTAAGCCTATAAAAATAGATTTTTTTCAATAAAACCTATACAAATTAAGATCTCAGCATTCTTTAACACTATTATTTCGAAAAATCTTATTAAAAACTAGTAATCAAAATACCAGTTGAAAATATCCGAACGTAATCCGATACTAAACCAAGTAGTACTTTGCTTAAAAGTTGTTGCTGTTTCTTGTGTCGGATCAAAATTTCTATAGATTAAACTTCCAAACAGCTTCAAGTTTGTCATCGGATTAATTAAATATCCTCCTTGAATATCTGCAATAAAAACATTAGTCTTGTTTCCTTGTCCAATTTTCACACCTGTGTCATATGGGCGGTTTACATCGTAACTTTTATAAATATTACTTCCATAATTATACGAATCTTCTGTAGTATCAAAGTCCAAACCTCTTGTTCCAACAGTTAGTTTCGCGTCTGCAAGCCAACGACCTTTATGGTATCTTGCAATTGCTACAAGCTCTTTAAAATTTCCTCCCCATTGGTGCCCCACACTCTGATTGTTATGCCCGTAATTTGTAATAACAGCACTATGCGAGTATACATAAGGACGTACGTTATTCAACTCAACCTGCAATAACAAATCTTTTACGTTAAATGCATTGAAATATTTTGCTCCCAGCTGAAATCCGAATTTATTTTTCCAGCTTTGATTTCCTGCGCCAACATCAGAAACAGAAAATTCATCGATCAAGAATTGTGAATAAAGATTTATGCTATTATTCCATTTGTATTTACCCGTTATTCCTAAAAGCGCATTTCCACTTTTTGATGAAGAACCAAACTCAACTGCTCTATAAAAAATAATCGGGTTAATAAAATTAGCATCAAAACCTCTATTATTGGTGTTAGTCCAAACTACAGATTCAAAAAAACCTAAGTTTACTCTATTTGAAACATTCCAGCTCAAATAGTGATTTGCCATAAATTTTGTTGCATATGTTCCTCCCTCTGTTACTTCTGGACGAACGTCTTTCATCCACATATATGTATTGGTATACTTAATTTTCCAAAATTTGGTATTAATCTTAAAATACGGATATGGGCTTGCTCCGTCACTTTCCAACAAAGAACGGTAACCGTCTCCTATAAAATTTCGTCCATAACCTAATTGGAAATCAAAAATTTTACCTGGCGCAAAAGTAATATTCGCTTCCGCTAAAGGAAAATCGTAAGCATCTGTTTTAAACCTTTTCGCAATTCCAATTCCTGGAATTATAGCTGGATTTCCTCCAGAAGGTTTGATAGATTCTGCGTAATCATTAAAATAACCCGCAAATCTTCCTTGGCTTTCAAAAAATGTAGTCGTAAAGTTAATCTGCTTCCCCAAACCTCCTCTAAA
It encodes:
- a CDS encoding cytochrome c oxidase subunit 3; the encoded protein is MGATVTTANNDEKTWGGGHNEPLGASYGKMMMWFFIVSDALTFSGFLGAYGFSRFKFIETWPLADEVFTHFPFMHGVAAPMYYVALMTFILIFSSVTMVLAVDAGHQLKKTKVAIYMFLTIIGGLIFVGSQAWEWKNFIKGEYGAVETVGGSLLQFVDKDGKRVALADFAVKLPEQREALTRSHSTWFMEDAESLPTYTVAEVQAGFKAHPEILIRTEKLTDKKQKTILSREESEKHLATAKYVVEGANLIRNEYGNKLFADFFFFITGFHGFHVFSGVIINIIIFFNVLLGTYEKRRSYEMVEKVGLYWHFVDLVWVFVFTVFYLV
- a CDS encoding cytochrome c oxidase subunit 3 — protein: MEMTLKTNEEQVRKSKSAKLILLFAMVSMTMMFAGLTSAFVVSKSRADWLKNFELPSAFYWSTAVIIACSVTFYLAKKAIQKDNRNAVTGLLLGTLALGVLFVVLQFKGFGQIVSEGYYFTGEGSSITTTFLYVVTVTHLLHLAGGLISLLIIIYNHFKQKYNSTQTLGIELGAMYWHFLDLLWVYLFLFLYFFK
- the cyoE gene encoding heme o synthase, translating into MNAAKNTLSLKSIFLDFKEITKAGLAISVLFSSIVAYLLGVDSEHPFKWSVLAVLAVGGYCMVGASNAFNQVIEKDIDSLMDRTKNRPVPSGRMSPTVALLVASLLTIIGIALLYTINAKSAMFVAISIFLYTSVYTPLKTVTSLSVFVGAFPGAIPFMLGWVAATGEFGIEAGTLFLIQFFWQFPHFWSIGWFLYEDYEKAGIFMLPTGKKDKGTALQIILYTIWLIIASLLPVLGFTGQLFISPIAAVLVFLLGIWMLFYAVRLYKLRTAKAARTLMLVSVSYISLLQIVFIVDKFLR
- a CDS encoding energy transducer TonB, which encodes MNKFFLSLVLISTFFIVSAQQNSNSSVQPGFSAEKFPVFPNCENLEAKKLENCFYKEVQDFVFNNFQVPQKLKENNYKGAVKLLFEVNAEGEFKVIYVSTETEELSEEAKRVFGAFPKIKPSTYNGKPTYSKYTISIDIPLKSSAQLEAEALAAREIEKQVEKPMTELDSIVYKKYRNPEFDSHLNIPFSHSYYSQFDAEMNQVGSNNHTASKPYTYAEVSKYYNLRAVNESLQKKTSTWLGRKWWNENLVQIQGEDYWFTLNPIVDLQMGKASDLDASYTYVNTRALNFRGGLGKQINFTTTFFESQGRFAGYFNDYAESIKPSGGNPAIIPGIGIAKRFKTDAYDFPLAEANITFAPGKIFDFQLGYGRNFIGDGYRSLLESDGASPYPYFKINTKFWKIKYTNTYMWMKDVRPEVTEGGTYATKFMANHYLSWNVSNRVNLGFFESVVWTNTNNRGFDANFINPIIFYRAVEFGSSSKSGNALLGITGKYKWNNSINLYSQFLIDEFSVSDVGAGNQSWKNKFGFQLGAKYFNAFNVKDLLLQVELNNVRPYVYSHSAVITNYGHNNQSVGHQWGGNFKELVAIARYHKGRWLADAKLTVGTRGLDFDTTEDSYNYGSNIYKSYDVNRPYDTGVKIGQGNKTNVFIADIQGGYLINPMTNLKLFGSLIYRNFDPTQETATTFKQSTTWFSIGLRSDIFNWYFDY